In Xylanivirga thermophila, the following proteins share a genomic window:
- a CDS encoding MrcB family domain-containing protein, translating into MQRGVYIVYLFSQDMNRVYLTLNQGCTNLKKELGTKVARKSMIKTREDIRTIIKNYRFNTDNDLAIGNLDYEIGSIFYKEYQKDKFPSEEEFLRMN; encoded by the coding sequence ATTCAAAGAGGAGTCTATATCGTCTACCTATTTTCCCAAGATATGAATAGGGTATATTTAACTTTAAATCAAGGATGTACTAATTTAAAAAAGGAACTAGGTACCAAGGTCGCAAGAAAAAGTATGATTAAAACAAGGGAAGACATAAGGACTATAATAAAAAATTATCGCTTTAATACGGATAATGATCTTGCAATAGGAAATTTAGATTACGAAATTGGTTCAATTTTTTATAAGGAATACCAGAAAGATAAATTCCCTTCAGAAGAAGAATTCCTTCGAATGAACTGA